The nucleotide sequence TTTCTTTAAATCCTATTGCCCCTATATATTTTTTATCATCTCTATGATCTATTATTACTATCCCATCATAAAAACCCATTACCATTTCAGGAATGTCCACTTCTTTATTCACTGTATTTGGCAGCTTTTCCATCAGGTGGGCCAATTCATAGGAAAAATAACCAACTCCTCCACCTACAAAGGGAATCTCTTCCCTCTCGATTTTATAAAGATCTAATTTCTCCTGTAAAATATCTAGAGGATTCCCATCTATTGTTTCTATTTTTCCATCTTCCTCTAACCTTATTTTACTTCCTTCTGATTTTATCATTAAAAATGGATCTACACCTATAAATGAATATCTCCCTAATTTTTGACTATCCATCCCGCTATCCAAAAAAAATGGGTAGTTCCCATCTTTTTTAACAGCTTCGAATAACTCCATACTAGTTAAATCACTTTCAAACTCTATTATCTTTGCTTTTTTCATCGACTATTCTCCTAATTTAAAATCTCCTTTTGCTTCTGCTAAAAAATTAGCCAGCATCTCATGTCCACACTCTGTTAGGAGAGCTTCCGGATGAAACTGCACTCCCTCCAAAAGATATTTTTTATGCCTTACTCCCATTATCTCTCCATCAACAGTCTCTGCTGTAATAATCAATTCTTTCGGTAATTTATTTCTATCGGCTATAAGGGAATGATATCTTGTCACTTTTATTGGATTTTTAAGGCCTTTAAAAACTCCTCTTCCAATATGAGGTATCTCTTCTACCTTTCCATGGACTGGTGTTTCAGCCTTTATTATCTCTCCACCCAATATTTGAATCAAGGATTGGTGTCCTAGACAAATTCCTAATATAGGTATAGTTTTATAGAATTTTTTTATTACTTCTACACTTATTCCTGCCTCATCTGGTGTTTTAGGCCCGGGAGATATCACTATCATATCAGGGTTTAATTCCCTGATTTTTTCTATACTTATCTCGTCGTTTCTATACACCCTTACCTCTTCCCCTAATTCATTCAAATATTGAACTAAATTATAGGTAAAGGAGTCGTAGTTATCTATCATTAATATCATAAATTTCTCCTAAAATGTTCATAGTTTATTACTAAAATTATATGTTAATTTCCTAATATTATCAAGGGATTAAATAATATAAAAAAGGCCAAGTAAAATTAATTACTCAGCCTTTCAATATATTTATCTTTATTTCATCATTTTTTTTATAGTTACCAGGAGTTCATCTATAACCTCTGTTTTCCCCTCAGATAGTTGCTCGATCATACATGATTTCATATGAGCTTCTAGTAGCAAGTTAGCTGTCCCGCTGAGAGCACTCCTTATCGATGATATTTGAGTCAATATATCATCACAATATATATCCTCTTCTACCATCTTATTTATCCCTCTGACCTGGCCCTCGATCCTGTTTAATCTGTTTTTTAATTTTTTCTTTAACTCCTCATTATGGTGTGACTTCTTATCTGCACAGCATGTTGACATCTCATCCCTCCTTCTATGGTTTCCTCACATTTAAAATTTAATTTAATTATCTCCTCTAAAAAACTTCCCTTAGCCTTTCCAAAAGAAAGATAGTCCCTTATCCACATTAGAATAATATCTAATATTTACTTTTAAATAATTTTAATCTCAATGCATTGCTCACTACAGAAACTGAACTCATTGCCATGGCTGCTCCTGCTATCATTGGATTTAGTAATGGTCCGCCAAATATATAGAGTAATCCTGCTGCTACCGGTATCCCCAAAGTATTATATCCAAATGCCCAAAATAAGTTCTGCTTAATATTTTTAATGGTAGCACGGCTGAGCTCTATAGCCACAGCTACATCCTTTAAGTCACTTTTCATAAGTACTATATCCGCTGATTCCATAGCTACATCTGTTCCAGAAGCTATTCCTATTCCTATATCTGCCTGAGCCAGTGCAGGAGCATCATTTATCCCGTCTCCTACCATCCCTACTCTATATCCCTGCTCCTGTAATTTTTTTACCTCTTCTATCTTATCTTCTGGCATAACTTCAGATAAAACCATATCTATCCCTACCTGTTCCCCTATGGCATCTGCTGTTTTCTTATTATCTCCAGTTATCATTGCCACCTGGATGCCCATATCTTTTAAATTTTGAATGGCTTTTCTGCTGCTTTCTTTTATTGGATCAGCCACTGCTATTATCCCGCTAAGTTTTCCATCTATAGCAACCATCATAGGTGTCTTCCCTTGTTTAGCCAATTGATCTACTTTCTCTTTATCTTCTTCTAGCACTTCTACATTATTTTTTACCATCAATTTTTGATTTCCAACCAAGATGCTCTTTTTCTCTACTACTCCTACTATTCCCATTCCTGTCACTGAATTAAATCCATTTACTTCTAAGAGTTTCATTCCTCTTGTCTTTACTTCTTCTACTATGGCATCTCCTAGTGGATGTTCAGAATGAGTTTCTAGAGATCCAGCCAGCTGCAATAATTTCTCTCTATCTATTATCCTGCTTTCCTCCCCCTCCACTACATCTGTTACCACAGGTTTTCCAAGGGTAATAGTTCCTGTTTTATCAAAAATTATATAATCTAGTTTATGGGTAGTTTCTAGTGCTTCTCCACCTTTTATAAGGATTCCATTTTTAGCTCCCATACCTGTTCCTACCATGATAGCTGTAGGAGTGGCAAGACCTAAAGAACATGGACAAGCTATAACCAATACTGCAATGAATATAGTGAGAGCAAATATACTTGGATCATTATTTAACTCCATCCATCCTAATTTCCCTGCTAAATACCAGAGAGTTGATGAAATCATAGCAATCACTATAACTACTGGTACAAAATATCCTGATATTATATCTGCCATCCTGGCAATAGGAGCTTTAGAACCTTGGGCATCTTCTACTAATTTTATTATATGGGATAGGGTAGTATCTTCTCCTGTAGCCTTTGTTTCTATCTGGATACTTCCATTTTTATTTATACTGGCTCCGACCACACGATCTCCTACCCTTTTTTTCACAGGTATACTTTCACCAGTCAGCATAGATTCATCTATACTGGTTTGACCGCTTATAACTATCCCATCTACCGGAACTTTCTCTCCAGGTTTAACCAATACAATGTCGCCTACTTCTACCTCTTCTACCTCTACCTCTATAATCTGTCCATCTTTCAATATAGCTGCCATTTTAGGCCTTAAACTTCCTAATTTTTTAATTGCTTCTGAGGTTTTCCCCTTACTTACATCCTCCAAATATTTCCCCAAAGAGATAAGGGCTAAGATTACCACTGCTGATTCATAGTACAGATGGTGAGCCATAGTTATATTCCCCATATAGATCTCAAGAGTTCCATACAGACTATACAGTATAGCTGCTCCTGTACCAATGGCTATCAAGCTATCCATATTGGGATTTCTAAATAAAACTTTGAACCCCACTAAATAAAATCTTCTTCCTAAATAAACTACTGGTATTGTAAACAACAGCTGGATCATTGCAAAATTCATTGGGTTTTTATCCAGATCAATAACTCCAGGCAGAGAAGCTCCCAGCATAGATCCCATTGCTATATATAATATTACCCCTCCAAAAAACAGCATTCCCATCAATTCATACCATTTTTTCTTCAATTCTAATTTTTTCTTATCAAAATCCAAATCTCTCTCATCCTTTACGGCTTTAAACCCCAAAGACTCTACTTTTTTTTTGATTTGAGATAATTTTATCTCTTTTTTATTAAATTTTATCCTCATTTTTTCTGTGGTTAAATTTACTACAACTTCATCGACACCTTGTTCCTTCCCCAGGTTCACTTCTATACTCCTAACACACGATTGACATGTCATCCCTTCAATCTTCAGAGTTATATCTTCCATGAAGCTTTTCTCTATAACTTCATATCCTGCATATTCAATTGTTTTCTTTATGGTATCCAGATTTACCTTTGTAGAGTCAAAAACTATCTCTAATTTACTCGTTAAAAAATTTATGTCCGCCTTCTCTACTCCATCTAATTTCCCTGTTTTAGTCTCAATACTTCTCACACATGCCTGGCAGGTAATACCACCTACCTCAATAATCTCAGTTGTTAAAACTTTACCTTCTATTATAGTTTGCTCTTTTTCAGGCTCAACATTTTCATTCTTTTCTTTCTTATCTTTCTTATTTTCCCCTTGTTCCAAAACTCCATAGCCTGCATTTATTATCTCTTTTTTTAGATAGTCTAAATCAACTAAAATCTCACTCTCAAAGTTAATGGTCAAAGTAGAATTTTCTAAATCTATTACCCCCTTACTTACCCCATCCATATTATTTGCTATGCCCTCTACTTTCTTCTTACACTTCCCGCATCCTAAACCCGTTAACTTTAGTACCAAAGTTTTCATTTTCCTCACCCCTTGGAGACCTTTTGGCCCAATATAAAATCAATAATTTATAATTAATTCAAAAATAGTTTTTTAACACAAATATTATAACCTTTTGAAATCTAACCAACATTTAAAGTCATATATAGTTTTAAATCAGTTAATTTTTCGCCTCCCAAATATACCCCCACACCCTATACAAGAAGTTTACCACCTAACTTTTAAATTGTCAAAATTATTATTCTTGGTATTTTTTATAAATGGGAGTATATTTATAATGAAAGGTATTTTAATATATATAATTAATTAGGAGGCAGGATGAAATTTGAAAATGTAGAATTTAAGGAACAAAAATGTTTTGGTATTGAAGAGCATATTACAACAACAAATAAAAAAGAAGGTCTTATCAATAACTTATGGATGACCTTTGTAGAATCTATCGATTATAAAGCTGCTGGAGCTCTCTATGGAGTCTCTAAAAATTTTGACATAACTACCCAGGAGTTTGATTATTCAGCTTGTGCCGATATAAACACACCTATTTTAAAAGAATTCACAAGAAAAGATATAACTATCCCTGGAGGAAAGTATGCTAAATTTAGTTCTAAGGGGATTATGAATGACAAAACAATAGAAAAATTTTATACCGATGTATTTACCTTTACAATGGTAGGAGGAGAAATTACTCCGGATATGGAAAGAGGAATAAATTCCTTTGAACTCTATGACGAATCATATCTGGGTATAGATAATCCTGAGTCAGTCTATTATCTTTTAATTCCTATAAAATAATTGTTGACATTATCTGCTAAACGAGTTATTATACTTTTGTAATCAATACAAAGTTGTTAAATTAAAATAAAAATTATATACAGGGAGTGGTTAAAAATGGTAAAAGTAAGATGTACAGTATGTGGAGAAATATTAGATGCAAATGTTGAAGTATGTCCAGTATGTAAAGCTGGTAAAGATAAATTCGTAGCTTATGATGAAAATGCAACTGAAGAGTGGGCAACTGAGCATAAGTTAGGAGAAGGATTAGCTTGTGGAGATGCTGAAATCATCGAAGGATTAAAAGCTAACTTTGCAGGAGAATGTACAGAAGTTGGAATGTACTTAGCAATGTCAAGAGTAGCAGACAGAGAAGGATATCCTGAAGTTGCTGAAGCATACAAGAGAATTGCATTTGAAGAAGCAGAACATGCAGCTAAATTTGCTGAATTATTAGGAGAAGTTGTTTGTGATTCATCTGAAGAAAACTTAAGATTAAGAGTTGCAGCTGAATACGGTGCTACATCTGGTAAATTTGAATTAGCTAAAAGAGCTAAGCAATTAGGATTTGATGCAATCCACGATACAGTACATGAGATGGCTAAAGATGAAGCTAGACATGGAAAAGCTTTCAAAGGTTTATTAGAAAGACATTTTGAAGGAAAATAAGCAACATAACATTACATCCAAATAGTCATAAATTAAGATTTTTATAAATTTTATATCTTTCTTAATATTAAAAGGAGAAAATTCAATTGAATTTTCTCCTTTTTTAATTTATTATTCAAATCTATACCCTAAAGATACATATACTAACTCTTCTTGAGTCGTCCCTTTTTGAAACCCTGGGTTAGTAGATTCCTTGAATTCTGTCATCTGATATCCTATCTCTAAATTAACATTTTTATATTCCAGCCCTGCTGCTACACCTGCTGCCCATTGACCTTCGATTTTTTCAACTTCATCACTTGTTGAAACTACTTTGGCATCCCCAAATACCCATCCACCTTTAGCACTGACATAGGGAGTCAATAGATCCAATTGATTAAAGCTATATCTCATTACACCCATCAATCCAAAAGTATCTAAAGTATCGTCATAACTTTTTACCCCTGTAGTGTCTTTCATATCCAAACCATAGGGAACCCAAGCTATATTTACACCCATCTCAAAGTTTTTTGTTACACCATATAGTATATCAGCATTTATCCCTTTAAAAGTATCGTCTGTAAATCCGCTTCCAACATCTTTTCCCATAGAAATTTTAGGAATAAAACTAAGCTGTCCTTCACGACCTCCCTTTGCGTCTGCCATTGCCATAGTAGACATCGTCCCTAATATCATAGTTAATATTATTAATCTTTTCATCTCTCCCCCTCCTAATATTTAACCTTTATTTTTTGTCTTAATTCAAGTATAACTCAAGAAAAATGAAAAAGCGACCAATTTTAGAAAAATAATGGCCGCTTTTAATCTGGATTCAACATATCTGATCCT is from Psychrilyobacter atlanticus DSM 19335 and encodes:
- a CDS encoding anthranilate synthase component II, encoding MILMIDNYDSFTYNLVQYLNELGEEVRVYRNDEISIEKIRELNPDMIVISPGPKTPDEAGISVEVIKKFYKTIPILGICLGHQSLIQILGGEIIKAETPVHGKVEEIPHIGRGVFKGLKNPIKVTRYHSLIADRNKLPKELIITAETVDGEIMGVRHKKYLLEGVQFHPEALLTECGHEMLANFLAEAKGDFKLGE
- a CDS encoding metal-sensitive transcriptional regulator, producing the protein MSTCCADKKSHHNEELKKKLKNRLNRIEGQVRGINKMVEEDIYCDDILTQISSIRSALSGTANLLLEAHMKSCMIEQLSEGKTEVIDELLVTIKKMMK
- a CDS encoding heavy metal translocating P-type ATPase — translated: MKTLVLKLTGLGCGKCKKKVEGIANNMDGVSKGVIDLENSTLTINFESEILVDLDYLKKEIINAGYGVLEQGENKKDKKEKNENVEPEKEQTIIEGKVLTTEIIEVGGITCQACVRSIETKTGKLDGVEKADINFLTSKLEIVFDSTKVNLDTIKKTIEYAGYEVIEKSFMEDITLKIEGMTCQSCVRSIEVNLGKEQGVDEVVVNLTTEKMRIKFNKKEIKLSQIKKKVESLGFKAVKDERDLDFDKKKLELKKKWYELMGMLFFGGVILYIAMGSMLGASLPGVIDLDKNPMNFAMIQLLFTIPVVYLGRRFYLVGFKVLFRNPNMDSLIAIGTGAAILYSLYGTLEIYMGNITMAHHLYYESAVVILALISLGKYLEDVSKGKTSEAIKKLGSLRPKMAAILKDGQIIEVEVEEVEVGDIVLVKPGEKVPVDGIVISGQTSIDESMLTGESIPVKKRVGDRVVGASINKNGSIQIETKATGEDTTLSHIIKLVEDAQGSKAPIARMADIISGYFVPVVIVIAMISSTLWYLAGKLGWMELNNDPSIFALTIFIAVLVIACPCSLGLATPTAIMVGTGMGAKNGILIKGGEALETTHKLDYIIFDKTGTITLGKPVVTDVVEGEESRIIDREKLLQLAGSLETHSEHPLGDAIVEEVKTRGMKLLEVNGFNSVTGMGIVGVVEKKSILVGNQKLMVKNNVEVLEEDKEKVDQLAKQGKTPMMVAIDGKLSGIIAVADPIKESSRKAIQNLKDMGIQVAMITGDNKKTADAIGEQVGIDMVLSEVMPEDKIEEVKKLQEQGYRVGMVGDGINDAPALAQADIGIGIASGTDVAMESADIVLMKSDLKDVAVAIELSRATIKNIKQNLFWAFGYNTLGIPVAAGLLYIFGGPLLNPMIAGAAMAMSSVSVVSNALRLKLFKSKY
- a CDS encoding GyrI-like domain-containing protein, with protein sequence MKFENVEFKEQKCFGIEEHITTTNKKEGLINNLWMTFVESIDYKAAGALYGVSKNFDITTQEFDYSACADINTPILKEFTRKDITIPGGKYAKFSSKGIMNDKTIEKFYTDVFTFTMVGGEITPDMERGINSFELYDESYLGIDNPESVYYLLIPIK
- a CDS encoding ferritin family protein; amino-acid sequence: MVKVRCTVCGEILDANVEVCPVCKAGKDKFVAYDENATEEWATEHKLGEGLACGDAEIIEGLKANFAGECTEVGMYLAMSRVADREGYPEVAEAYKRIAFEEAEHAAKFAELLGEVVCDSSEENLRLRVAAEYGATSGKFELAKRAKQLGFDAIHDTVHEMAKDEARHGKAFKGLLERHFEGK
- a CDS encoding outer membrane beta-barrel protein gives rise to the protein MKRLIILTMILGTMSTMAMADAKGGREGQLSFIPKISMGKDVGSGFTDDTFKGINADILYGVTKNFEMGVNIAWVPYGLDMKDTTGVKSYDDTLDTFGLMGVMRYSFNQLDLLTPYVSAKGGWVFGDAKVVSTSDEVEKIEGQWAAGVAAGLEYKNVNLEIGYQMTEFKESTNPGFQKGTTQEELVYVSLGYRFE